The Mauremys mutica isolate MM-2020 ecotype Southern chromosome 20, ASM2049712v1, whole genome shotgun sequence genome contains the following window.
GGGCAAGTCATTGCTGAGCCTCTTGCCTTGTGAGAGGCAAGGTCCATCTGGGTCCATCGCTCGGCCTGTTCAGTGGCTGGTGGCATCGATGGGTAGCTGCAGCTTCTCCCTGTGAGCACTAGAGCCCAATGTTCCCATGGCTGCTGCAGAGCCTTTCTCTTCGCCATCGGACCCAAGGCCTTTGCCTTCCACCTCATTCCCACAGCCTCTCgaagacatggggggggggggggcggggaagcagGACACACTGAAGGTGGCAGGAGGAGCATGGAAGTGGGGGGCACCATGGGGAGAGGGTAGCatgaggcagggggcagagaaaagGGGGGTTGCCCCACATGGCACCAGTGCGGGGCACAAGGAGGTTGGGGCTTGTGGGTCAGAGCTAAGGTTATTACTGAGATATGTCATGTGAATTTCCACACCTAAAGCCCTGCTGCTAAGCGAAAGCTGTTGTCAGGGTAACAGGCACTATGTTTCCACTCCCTCAGCTGCTCCTTTGCAGGCTTTGAGGGCTCAGCCTGGCTGAATATTGTGTGCTTTGCATGTGGGCTTTATGAGGGTATTTATGGTAAATGCCTCCTTGCAGTACAGGATGGGAGGTTTCCAATTCTAgggtcaggggggcagggatggtcccAGCTGAACTGAGCTCATGGGCGGGGCTGACGGGGGTATCTCCTGGGGAGGTAAAACCCTCTCGTGCCGAAGGTCCCCTCCTGTACCCTGGGGCGGATAATCCTGCCCATCtccccagggggctgggagggtaaatGCATAAAGAGGCACCTCGATACCATGGTGATGTACCTGAGACAGAGAGGGACATGCAGGCCCAGGGACACAAAGCAAATCACCCACGGGCCCAAACTtcctgggagctgggagcagacATGGGATagagcagccaggctgggctcctcCCCAAACTCCCCACAGCTGGAGGCTGCCGCCTGCCCCAGAGTCTGGAGGAGCCTGGGTTGAGCTCGGAGGCCGGATGAGCTGCAGGTTTTGCCTcggggctcagctcctgctgacCTGCTTGTGGCAGTGGCACTGACACCAGCGTGTGCGCAGCAGGCTGCGTGTTACACGTGCCGGGCTCTGGTGCGAGTGAGGCACAGGCACTAGGTGCCAGACAATGGAGAAGGGGGGGAACGGGCCTGGCGCAGAGCAGGGCACACAGAGGGGGCAGGTGCCCAGGGATGGACTCTGTCCAACCGAGGACATCACTGGGGACACCCTAATATCTTTCCTGCGTGTCCATGTTATACTCACTCCCGTCTGGTCCAGCATGGTTACCCTCCTGAGACTCCAGCCTGGTCTTGGCCTGGGCAAGGGGGCAGGTTcccctggggctgtggctggggtctGTGTTACCGTGGTGGCAGCACCCAGGGCTGTGTGGCTCCTGGCTCCCCATGCTGgcatcctcctcctccgcctGCTGCTTGCACAGGTGGTGCTCCACCATCATCTGGAgctctgcaggagagagaaaggcCGGGGATGAGCAACGCATGGGGGCTTGGGGCTAAAGGGGGAACTCCTGGCCCACGTGGGTAATCAGACATGTGGACACATGCCCAGTGTCTCTACAATGCGGGGCACAGTACATCCAGCGCTGGGTCACCCCAGGTCAGACCTGATCCTGATagcccccaggcctgcccccagtGCTAAGCCACCCTGGTTAGAGCCGGTGCTGATCAGTCtgggcctgtctccagcactgagTCACTCTTTGCCCATTCCCAGTGCTGATCCTCTCCCGCCCGGTGCCCGTCCCTGGCACTGAGTTGCCCCGGGTCAGACCTGGTGCGGATCCCCTGGTGGTGACTGGGTGTGAGCAGGGTGAGATGACAAGATGGTTTTAACCCCTATGTCCTGTCTATCAGGACGGTGGCAGTAGCTCCGTGGTCCATGAGTCTAGGCCCCCGTGCCCCTGAACACGTACAGGGTCAGCCAGCCCAGcgcagcccagcagagggagggacGCAGCAGGGTGAGGCCAGTGCACAGCCAGGTTCTCCGCGGAGGGGAAGATGAGAGGGACAGGGCATGAGGTGGAGAGAGGcaatgagctgtggaaaaggttcTTGTGCCAACAATGGCTGGGCCCTGCCAAGGGACAGAGGAGGCCGATTCCCGGTGATGGGAGGGCAGGCAGTAGAGAGAGATGACTGCTGAAAAGTGACTGAGCTTCTTTTCTTATACTGCTAGCAACacaattattcatttaaaaataactccACAGACATGTTAGCTGCTGCATCATCAACCGTGGAGTGGAACTGGGACACACCGTCAAGCCACATGGCTACTCAGTTTAGCAACCCAGTGTGCTTAATCAGTGTTCAAAATGGATCCAAGCCCAGCTCACAGCTCCAGACACCTCAAGCTGGAGGCGATGGGCGATGCCCCAGATACCCACACCCACAGCCACTTCCCAGACCTTCAAGTGACCCCGTCTTTAGAATGGGGGAAGGCACACTGGCCTGTGAGCACAATAGCAGCCTGCAGAGAAATGGGCAGGACTCCCCTGCATTATATAACCAACTGCTCGCTGGCTGGTAAGTGTCAGGAGGGGAATGGGACTGTTCTttccctgtaaaagcagcaaagaatcctgtggcactttatagactaacagacgttttgcagcatgagctttcgtgggtgaatacccacttcttcggatgcaagtggtggaaatttccaggggcaggtttatatatgcaagcaagaagcaagctagagataacgaggttagttcaatcagggaggaggaggccctgttctagcagttgagtgaaaaccaagagaggagaaactggttctgtagttggcaagccattcacagtctttgtttaatcctgagctgatggtgtcaaatttgcagatgaactggagctcagcagtttctccttgaagtctggtcctgaagtttttttgctgcaggatggccaccttaagatctgctattgtgtggccagggaggttgaagtgttctcctacaggtttttgtatattgccattcctaatatctgatttgtgtccatttatccttttccttagagactgtccagtttggtcgatgtacatagcagaggggcattgctggcatatgatggcacatattacattggtggacgtgcaggtgaatgaaccggtgatggtgtggctgatctggttaggtcctgtgatggtgccgctggtgtagatatgtgggcagagttggcatcgaggtttgttgcatggattggttcctgagctagagttactatggtgcggtgtgcagttactggtgagaatatgcttcaggttggcaggttgtctgtgggcgaggactggcctgccacccaaggcctgtgaaagtgtgggatcattctccaggatgggttgtatatccctgatgatgcgctggaggggttttagctggggactgtatgtgatggccagtggagtcctgttggtttctttcttgggtttgtcttccagtaggaggcttctgggtacacgtctggctctgttgatctgtctccttatttcctcgtgcgggtactgtagttttgagaatgcttggtagagattttgtaggtgttggtctctgtctgtggggttagagcagatgcggttgtacctcagtgcttggctgtagacaatggatcttgtggtgtgcctgggatggaagctggaggcatgaaggtaggcatagcggtcggtaggttttcggtatagggtggtgttaatgtgaccatcaattatttgcaccgtagtgtctaggaagtggacctcccgtgtagattggtccaggctgaggttcatGGTGGGGTGAAGCTGtggaaatcgtggtggaatttttccagagtctccttcccatgggtccagatgatgaagatgtcatcaatgtagcataggtagagaaggggcgtgagtggacgggagctgaggaagcgttgttccaggtcagccataaaaatattggcatattgtggggccatgcgggtgcccatagcggtgccactgatctggagatatatattgtcatcaaatttgaaatagttgtgtctgaggataaaggcacagagctcagcaaccagttgtgctgtggcatcatcagggatactgttcctgacagcttgtattccatcagcgtgtgggatgttggtgtagagagcctctacatccatggtggccaggatggtgttttctggaaggtcaccaatgcattgtagtttcctcaggaaatcagtggtgtcacggagatagctgggagtgctggtggcatagggtctgagtaaagagtccacatatccagacagtccttcagtgagagttccaatgcccgagatgatggggcgtccaggatttccaggtttgtggattttgggcagtagatagaatagccctggtcggggctctaagggtatattgatttgttccggtgttagtgtagggagtgtcctgagtagatggttcagtttcttagtgtattcctcagtgggatctgagggaagtggcctgtagaatttggtgttggagagttgtctggcagcctccttttggtagtcagacctgttcatgatgacaacagcacctcctttatcagcctctttgattataatgtcaggatggtttctgaggctgtggatggcattgcgttctgcacgacttaggttatgaggcaagcgatgttgtttttccacaatttctgcctgtgcacgtcggcggaagcattcaatgtataggtccagactgtcatttcgaccctcaggaggagtccatgtggagttcttctttttgtgctgttgctgggagggtaactgtgtatcagtgcgctgttcagtgttgtcctgaaagtattctttgagtcggagacggtgaaagtaggcttccagatcgccgcagaactgtatcatgttggtgggggtggcagggcagaaagagagtccccgagataggacagacgtttcttctgggctgagtgtgtggttggatagattgacgatattgctgggtgggttagagtgaccacggttgtggccccatgtggcaggtaggagtttagacagcttacagtcctttttcctttgtagagaggtgaagtgagtgatgtagatctcctgtcttattttagtgaagtccgttcgtatggaagtttggttattaatgagagtctccaggttggagagctcttttttgatgttttcctgtttgctgtataggaggctgatcaggtggttcctcagtttctttgatagagtatggcataatctctcactgtggtctgtgtagtatgtagatagcagtggattttttacctttagtccatttggtatgatgtccatccgtttgcatttggaaaggaagatgatgtctgtctgtatttgtgcaagtttcttcatgaggttgatggatttccactccatacggctaaatgcagtgccttgcatggtgtcaagtatcagaggggtagccgtgttagtctggatctgtaaaagcagcaaagaatcctgtggcactttatagactaacagacgttttgcagcatgagctttcgtgggtgaatactgagctccagttcatctgcaaatttgacaccatcagctcagaattaaacaaagactgtgaatggcttgccaactacagaaccagtttctcctctcttggttttcactcaactgctagaacagggcctcctcctccctgattgaactaacctcgttatctctagcttgcttcttgcttgcatatataaacctgcccctggaaatttccaccacttgcatccgaagaagtgggtattcacccacgaaagctcatgctgcaaaacgtctgttagtctataaagtgccacaggattctttgctgcttttacagatccagactaacacggctacccctctgatacttctttcCCTGTGTGCAGAATGAATACAAGCCAGCGCCTATCCTCTGCTCCCCCAGTTCAGAGGGTCTCTCCAGAGGCCCCTACTGCCAGATGTTGGCAGGCATGAACACGGGACAAGACTGGGGGAGGACAAAGGGGGCAGTTGGCAGGGAAATGGAGCAAGgctcagagggagagggagggaatgtGAGATGGAAGACGGGGTGGATGAAGGAAGCATGAGAGGACAGAAGCATTTCCCAGAGAGAACCAGGCGTGAGATGTGCCCGCTGCATGTCCTCGTGCCTCCCAACAGCAGCGTGAAGCGGAGGTAGTGCCACAGTACCTTTCATGGTGGGGGTCGTGCGGGGGACCTTCTTCCTTTGTCTGGGTGACATGGACAGACCCGGCTGCAAAGAGAGGGAAGGCCAGGTCACAACAGGATACTGCACGGCACTAGAGCAACCAGAGCTGGAGGCGCCAGCAGCTGCGTTGGTAGttcgctggggagtggggctggcatcCAGCAGGCACAGAACAGGGCACACTGTCCCCCGCTCCCCACAACACAGGTCCCAGggtcatgggtggcaagtttgtagaaattttggtggtgcccagaacccgcccccccaactccggccccccaaactctgccctcacctgtctaaggctctgggagggtttggggggggaggtctggggtgcaggtcctgggctggggattagggtgcaggaggggtgcagggtgcaggctttgggatggagtttgggtgctgggtgcaggctccggcctgggcagggggtgggtgtgcaggagggggtgaggggtgcaggctttgggacagagtttgggtgcaggctctgggctgggggtgggggtgtaggaaggggtgaggggtgcaggctctgggagggagtttgggggtgggaaggggtgtgtgggaaaggggaggtggtgcacaatctgggaggggggcatgctctgggagggagtttggggataggagggagtgcaggggtgagggctgtggggctgaggatgaggggttcatgctgcggggggctcagagctggggcataggatcagggtgcggggggatgagggttggggctgaggatgaggggttcatgctgcggggggggggctcagggctggggcagaggatcagggtgcagggggatgagggctctggctggggatgagggtttggggcattggaaaggctcagggctagggcagacgggcagggtaagggcagcctgccctgccaatAGTGAATGgtgggcgctaggaccctggggcagaagACAGCTGTTCTGCTGGGAGCCGCCCTActctggcagcagaagcaggcaggagaggggcttgcagggacgcggggggggggggagggggacacgcagggggaggggtggcaggcggggactgggacctgctccaggtagggatgcggcggggcggggggagacccgcgggggccggggcccgatccaggcagggccgggggaagagacccagctccaaatattgctggagcagggcacccggccctgaatattcctggtgctcgagcatcacaaacatatataacctgccgcctatgcccagGTGCTTTTGGTCAGGATGGAGCAATGCCTGCTGCTGGGACCTGCCCACATTCTCATGTTCAGCCTGGGAGGGTGACACAGGGAGAGGGGTGTGCGGGCAGTGAGGTCTCACCACCTGGATCCCAATGGAGCAATGACCAGCTGGCAGCCCTGCTATAGCTAAGGGGCCCCAGACATCGGCTGATTACAATGAATCAAGTGCAGCGCTGGTATCCTGTacgtccccctcctccacccccaagtGCATCCCCAGACACCTCACAACCCGCTGGACACAGAGGTGCACATGcactctcactcccccccccccctttggaagAGCTTTGGTGAGGGAGCCTGTGGAGTGGCtaggagggctgggggctgcctgcagATGGGACTGGGGGCTGATGAggacacctcctgggtgtggctCATTTTACAGTCACAGCTGGGACATATGGGGGACTGGTTACAGATTTCATATAAATCCTTCCTGGAGCTCAGAGAGAACCGAGATTCCTTCCTGACAGCCGTGCACACAGTCTGTCTGCTTCCACGGCCCTCACCCATCCACAGCCCCCACCCGCCCACCCCCGCACAGCTAGGCACGTGCACAttcacacaccacacacagacTCCCAGACTTCCTTTacccctgcccctgcacccccacacagtCTCTCCTGCCTGCTAGCTCAGGTCTGGAGTCACCCGGGGGAGCCGGGTCCTGGGAGTAGCCCAGTGGCCTCTCCTTGTCTGCACTCTCTACACCACTGTTCTCCAAGAATGGCAGGCTTTTGGCTCGCTGGGCCCAGGGATCAGGCTAGGCTGAGCCGATTCACAGAACCGCTCTgccctgctgctctgggctgACCAGGAACATGAGACTCAGGCATGTTCCTGCTAGGAAATGCAAGGCATGCAGGAGTCCTACCGCAATGGGCTCCCCTGACAGGCGCCCGTGTGCAGGCCTGCCAGCCCCTTCCAAACCACCAGAGGAGGGTTCGTGAGACAAGGAGGCACCTACCTTCAGCAATGGGTTGGGGAGCCGGTCCTCGTCGATTTCTGTGGGGTGGAGGAGATATGGAAATGGGGAGAAAAGGAATGTGGGGGGAGAAAAGGAGCAACAGGTTAATAGAGAgaagactccaggagctgatcATACCCATGTGGATGCTCAGGGGCAGATCCAgccctggtagggtgaccagatgtcccaattttatagggacagtcctgatttttgggtcttttttttaatataggctcctattacccctcacccccgtcctgatttttcacatttgctgtctggttaccctgaggatcagcagcagctgctttaTAACACTGCATTCAAACCATTAACCCTCTCCCTATAcaaataatagaatattagggttggaagggacctcaggagatcatttagtccacccttctgctcaaagcaggacaaatccccagatttttaccccagttccctaaatggccccctcaagaattgaacttacaagcctgggtttagcaggccaaggctcaaaccactgagctatccctcctcctgtaCAAAATCCTTTGTATTTCCATAGTGTCCCCAGCTGGGGCTCTCAAAACACTGCAGAACCATGGATTAACTTCATCACAGCATCCCAGTGAGAGAGGGGGAAGGTCAGGGGGCTCAACCCTGGGTCTACAGAGGGGGAAATAGCTGGGCTATTTGCTCAgatattcttcctgccccatcaAGCAGCCAGAGGCTGGGCCCTACTGACCATGCCTCCCATGTGTCATTCCCACcactgcaaagtgggtgcaaaacacCACCCATTCACCATGGCAGCACTTTGTGcccacctagaatcatagaatcatagaattgtagaatatcagggttgcaagagacctcaggaggtcatctagtccaaccccctgctcaaagcaggaccaaccccaactaaatcatcccagccagggctttgtcaagcctgaccttaaaaacctctaagaatggagattccaccacctccctgggtaacccactccagtgcttcaccatcctcctagtgaaatagtgtttcctaatatccaacctagacctcccccactgcaacttgagaccattgctccttgttctgtcatctgccaccattgagaactgGGCTGGGCAGCAGCGGGTCATGTCCTGGCTGGGAGTCTCAATTTATTGCTGGTGAATGCACTGGCTCAGTCCCAGGGAGCATGCTGGCTCCTAGCACCCAGCAATGGAGTCTCTGTGCCAGGGCACCACAGCCCATGCTAGCGTGGGACACACAGCACAGCAGGCCTGATGCTGCCCGACTCACCCTGGCCCACACTGAGGCAGCTCCAGTTGCTGATGATTTGCAGCAGCGTTGCtgagatcaggatcaggcccagcctACTCGGTTTCTTTGTTCCCCATTTTTCCCTGGTGAGGTGGGCTTTGTCAGAGCCTGTAGAGCTGAGTCCTTGCTGGGCAGCCTGGGTTAGtgaccccctctcctcccaggcaCAGGAACAGGGTGGGGACAGCATGAGCCTCccagagcatgtgtgtgtggggggggctctctTTGTACAGAGTGCCTATGGAATGGGTGGTCTGTGTGGGGTGTGTACAGTGTGTGGGGAGAGCATGTATCtgcacagcaggggagggtgcgtATGTGTGAGATTCCATGGGCTCTCTGCCTCTGTCTCTCCACCTCCCGCCAGGACCAAGCTGGGATGCTGTCGCCATGACAATTTCTGATCCAACAGACTAAAAAAATCCCCCAGTTTTAAAACACTTTCCCACTCAGCAATGGGTATCCGACCCATAGCATCTCGGTTGCCTGGGAAACAAAGAGGTTGTCGCCATGGTAACCAGAATTTCACTGAGAGGCTGCAGGAGCTTGTGGCTCTCAGGAGGGTCCTCAATGGATCCAGGGTCAGCAGGTCGGCGGGTatcataggccaggggaggctaaatTTCCCCTAATCTagactgtggccctgcccacgcTCCCCCCTCACCCTGCTCCGAAGCTGGCAGAggctcagctccagccccagcctggagctagGGGTTtgcctggcagctgggggctggcacaggctggggcggcttgggccagccctgggGTCAGGCTGGCCAGAGCCACTGGAGCAGGCAGgccgggagagggggaggggctctggccacagggtgtgtgtgtgagaggggaacTCAGTGGGTGGGGCCTCAGCTGGAAGAGATGGCAGGCTAGCCTcccagaaaggggtgggggggttcaccTGCCACCTATGAATAGACCCCTTggtcctctccccttcccagacCTCAGTGGTCCCTCATTCCTCCCTTCATGCTGCTCTGaagcgctgggagagagagagaaagaaaaagaaagaaagaaaacattatGTTGGCGGCTGGAGAGAGGCGGCTGCTggtcgggagcccagctctgaaggcagagccaccgtcagaagcagtgcagaagtaaggatggcatggtatggtattgccacccttaattctgcactgctgctggtggggcactgtctccagagctgggcacccagccaacagctgccgctctccagtacccagctcggaaggcagtgcataaataagggtggcaataccacaacgcccctaaaataaccttgcaacccccctgcaactcccatttgggtcaggacccccaatttgaaaaatgctggtctcccctgtaaaatctgtatagtatagggtaaaaacacataaaagaccagatttcaccaggggagaccagatttcacagtctgtgatgtatttttcatggctgtaaattggtagggccctatttatacaTTGCtgtagtagcttcccaggtaacAAGTcagactgactggtctgtagttccccggctcctccttcccccccattttaaagatgagcactaggttagcccttctccagtcatcCGGgccctctcctgtcatccatgagtttgtaaatattattgacAGTggcttcagctaattccttcagtaacCTGGGCTGAATAGcatctggccccactgatttgaattcattcaaactGGTCAGAAGACCTCTGATGTGTTCTTTCCTTAGCCCCATTTGCAccccttcccctttattgtccaTGGTAACTTCGCTAGTTGTCTGGTCACATATTACCTGGGCACCTGCCCAGAAGGCCATGTGAAATCATCCACAATTAATTGTTGTTTGGAGCAGTGCCAGGGATTCTGGGATTAACATGACTGAGTGCAGCATGGGATGTAATAGCAAGTCCATTACTGTAATGGAATCCCAAACTctattatactgttcagccactaggcGGTGCTGTGTGTAACCTAACTTATTTAACCTAACCTCAGCCATACATCGCGGAGCAATGACTAGACTAATAGTGCACACATCTGGTGCGTATCTTGCTCAGAAGGAAGCTCTGTGACCAGACCGTGTCTGGTACAGGAGCATGACATGGCATCAGAAAAAAACTAAGAACAGAAACAGATGGGAAACAGCAACAAAAGTTGGAAACAGAAGGACCAAGCAtcaaaggttgcaggatctcatcaaagtgccactcttcaatgccccagagaacttcagctttgacaaaccttcaGAACGGACAGACTGAACACAATATTTTGCAAGTTTTTGTATTGCTACCAAGTTCCACAGTGAAACTGATGATATTCAGGTATTTTCTTTGTTTATGCTATTGGGCAGCAGGcaaatcct
Protein-coding sequences here:
- the LOC123353861 gene encoding protein phosphatase 1 regulatory subunit 1A-like; translated protein: MSPRQRKKVPRTTPTMKELQMMVEHHLCKQQAEEEDASMGSQEPHSPGCCHHGNTDPSHSPRGTCPLAQAKTRLESQEGNHAGPDGSSGGPGNPAMLGSKGRTVAASASTGSGTMPPAP